A genome region from Microbacterium terricola includes the following:
- the glnA gene encoding type I glutamate--ammonia ligase, producing the protein MDKQRDFVLRTIEERGVKFVRLWFTDVIGTLKSVAIAPAEVEGAFTEGIGFDGSAIEGLTRSYESDLLAHPDPTTFQTLPWRGEIDPTARMFCDITTPDGQPAVADPRHVLKRTLAKAADAGFTFYTHPEIEFYLLKSSAYGPDGPEPVDSAGYFDNVPGGTAHDFRRRSVRMLEDLGISVEYSHHEGGPGQNEIDLRYADALATADNIMTFRTVIKEVAIEQGVYATFMPKPLSGKPGSGMHTHMSLFEGDVNAFYEEGAQYQLSRVGRQFIAGLLKHASEIAAVTNQFVNSYKRLWGGDEAPSFITWGHNNRSALVRVPMYKPSKGQSSRVEYRALDSAANPYLAYALMLAAGLKGIEEGYELPPEAEDNVWSLTDAERRALGYAPLPASLDHALEFMEESELVAETLGEQVFNYVLLNKRREWQEYRSQVTPFELKSNLEML; encoded by the coding sequence ATGGACAAGCAGCGTGACTTCGTCCTGCGCACGATCGAGGAGCGCGGGGTCAAGTTCGTGCGGCTGTGGTTCACCGATGTGATCGGGACCCTCAAGTCGGTCGCGATCGCCCCTGCCGAGGTCGAGGGCGCGTTCACCGAGGGGATCGGCTTCGACGGCTCCGCCATCGAAGGCCTCACCCGCTCGTACGAGTCGGACCTGCTCGCCCACCCGGACCCCACCACCTTCCAGACGCTTCCGTGGCGCGGCGAGATCGACCCGACCGCCCGCATGTTCTGCGACATCACGACCCCCGACGGCCAGCCGGCCGTCGCCGACCCGCGCCACGTCCTCAAGCGCACGCTCGCGAAGGCCGCGGACGCCGGGTTCACGTTCTACACGCACCCCGAGATCGAGTTCTACCTGCTCAAGTCCTCCGCCTACGGTCCGGACGGCCCAGAGCCCGTGGACTCCGCCGGCTACTTCGACAACGTCCCCGGCGGCACGGCGCACGACTTCCGTCGTCGCTCGGTGCGGATGCTGGAGGACCTCGGCATCTCGGTCGAGTACAGCCACCACGAGGGCGGACCCGGCCAGAACGAGATCGACCTCCGGTACGCCGACGCACTGGCGACGGCGGACAACATCATGACCTTCCGGACCGTCATCAAGGAGGTGGCGATCGAGCAGGGCGTCTACGCGACTTTCATGCCGAAGCCCCTCAGCGGCAAGCCGGGCAGCGGCATGCACACGCACATGTCCCTGTTCGAGGGCGACGTCAACGCCTTCTACGAGGAGGGTGCGCAGTACCAGCTCTCCCGCGTCGGCCGCCAGTTCATCGCGGGTCTGCTCAAGCACGCCAGCGAGATCGCGGCCGTCACCAACCAGTTCGTCAACTCGTACAAGCGCCTCTGGGGCGGCGACGAGGCGCCGAGCTTCATCACGTGGGGACACAACAACCGTTCCGCCCTCGTGCGCGTGCCGATGTACAAGCCGAGCAAGGGCCAGTCGTCCCGCGTCGAGTACCGGGCGCTGGACTCCGCCGCCAACCCGTATCTCGCCTACGCACTCATGCTGGCCGCGGGCCTCAAGGGCATCGAGGAGGGCTACGAGCTGCCTCCGGAGGCCGAGGACAACGTGTGGTCGCTGACCGACGCCGAGCGCCGCGCACTCGGCTATGCGCCGCTTCCGGCGAGCCTCGACCACGCGCTGGAGTTCATGGAGGAGTCCGAGCTCGTCGCCGAGACGCTGGGCGAGCAGGTGTTCAACTACGTGCTGCTCAACAAGCGCCGCGAGTGGCAGGAGTACCGGTCGCAGGTGACCCCGTTCGAGCTGAAGAGCAACCTCGAGATGCTCTGA
- a CDS encoding SPOR domain-containing protein: MTSDSEKYWYNLSTGQVEKGFASPAVDRAGPFDTAEEAAKAPDILRERSRAWADDDAQEDAWGTATDEKGE; this comes from the coding sequence GTGACGAGCGACAGCGAGAAGTACTGGTACAACCTGTCCACCGGTCAGGTGGAGAAGGGCTTCGCGTCACCCGCAGTGGATCGCGCAGGCCCGTTCGACACCGCCGAGGAGGCTGCGAAGGCTCCCGACATCCTTCGTGAGCGCTCGCGCGCGTGGGCGGACGACGACGCACAAGAGGATGCCTGGGGCACCGCGACCGATGAGAAAGGGGAGTGA
- the ppgK gene encoding polyphosphate--glucose phosphotransferase: MASEGARAVGVDIGGTGIKAGVVDLAEGVLISDRVKVSTPAGAEPDDVIGAVREVLDRLGVADDASVPLGVAFPAIVKGGRTLSAANVSDKWIDFAAEDFFEQGLGRDIHFANDADVAGIAEVRYGAARGQKGLTILTTLGTGIGSAMIYDGVLVPNSELGHVQRAKHGKDAEAYAAYSAMEREDLTWHKWAKRLQWYYSHIEFLFSPDLFVVGGGVSKHADEFLPMLELKTPIVPAVHRNNAGIIGAAALSAD, translated from the coding sequence ATGGCATCGGAAGGCGCGCGCGCAGTCGGAGTGGACATCGGCGGAACCGGCATCAAGGCGGGTGTGGTCGACCTCGCGGAGGGCGTTCTGATCAGCGATCGGGTCAAGGTCTCGACGCCCGCAGGCGCTGAGCCCGACGACGTCATCGGCGCGGTCCGCGAGGTGCTCGATCGGCTGGGCGTGGCCGACGACGCGTCGGTTCCGCTCGGCGTCGCCTTCCCGGCGATCGTGAAGGGCGGCCGAACGCTGTCGGCGGCGAACGTCTCCGACAAGTGGATCGATTTCGCCGCGGAGGACTTCTTCGAGCAGGGCCTCGGACGCGACATCCACTTCGCCAACGACGCGGACGTCGCGGGCATCGCGGAGGTGCGCTACGGCGCGGCGCGCGGCCAGAAGGGCCTCACGATCCTCACGACGCTCGGCACCGGAATCGGGTCGGCGATGATCTACGACGGCGTCCTCGTGCCCAACAGCGAACTCGGCCACGTCCAGCGCGCCAAGCACGGCAAAGACGCTGAGGCGTATGCCGCCTACTCCGCGATGGAGCGCGAGGACCTCACCTGGCACAAGTGGGCGAAGCGCCTGCAGTGGTACTACAGCCACATCGAGTTCCTCTTCAGCCCCGACCTGTTCGTCGTCGGCGGCGGCGTGTCCAAGCACGCGGACGAGTTCCTGCCGATGCTGGAGCTGAAGACGCCGATCGTCCCCGCGGTGCACCGCAACAACGCGGGCATCATCGGGGCTGCGGCGCTCTCGGCCGACTGA
- a CDS encoding LPXTG cell wall anchor domain-containing protein, whose amino-acid sequence MRKFFGVLALAAIITLTGSAGAYAADDYPGEEPTEPTLAGSTVTGICDGDVPWIGFTVELNDPDDKSTSHTARLVITDGTNSTTIELGELVNNRLSGRVLWPGASTDDAGNPTGWPGWAFVDGAWVETDGNFAWTRGDITAELQVNPEIPVALSYPPASPYCATGPELSSDGETLPATGTDFPVVGVAAFGAVIALIGGALFLARPRRANR is encoded by the coding sequence ATGCGTAAGTTTTTCGGCGTGCTCGCACTAGCAGCCATCATCACTCTCACGGGGTCGGCCGGGGCTTACGCCGCCGACGACTACCCCGGCGAAGAGCCGACAGAGCCGACGCTCGCCGGGTCGACGGTCACCGGCATCTGCGACGGCGACGTCCCGTGGATCGGCTTCACCGTGGAGCTGAACGATCCGGACGACAAGTCGACCAGTCATACGGCCCGACTCGTCATCACCGACGGCACCAACAGCACCACGATCGAACTCGGCGAGCTCGTGAACAACAGGCTCTCCGGCCGGGTGCTCTGGCCCGGCGCGTCGACCGATGACGCGGGCAACCCGACCGGCTGGCCGGGCTGGGCCTTCGTCGATGGGGCGTGGGTCGAGACCGACGGGAACTTCGCGTGGACGCGCGGCGACATCACTGCGGAGCTGCAGGTCAACCCGGAGATCCCGGTGGCGCTGTCGTACCCGCCCGCGTCGCCGTACTGTGCGACGGGACCGGAGCTGTCGTCGGACGGTGAGACGCTGCCCGCCACGGGCACGGACTTCCCGGTCGTCGGAGTGGCCGCATTCGGAGCCGTGATCGCCCTCATCGGCGGTGCGCTGTTCCTGGCTCGTCCGCGTCGCGCCAACCGGTGA
- a CDS encoding DUF4012 domain-containing protein — MSTGVGRRTASGIRTIVLICAALLIALLAAFAWAGSRAWVAQQALGDLPATAAEASDAVGAGDVVRLRAVADELGAASDDAAQAVTDPTWGVLEAIPVLGANFTAVRTVAVELDELSRNAVSPLVGLLGDAEVSAPDGDLVDIALLETARPVAEQAAATLDDSAAALGAIDTSVLLTPVAGGVERVREVVTTASPTAHELSAVASVLPGLLGADGERTILVLLQNNAELRSGGGVTGSFVLLKAVDGRVEIVDQADSSNFPRTRSPIAEVPAAAVALFGDDVGRYVQNVSMVSDYAVTARLASAWWATRTGTAPDAVLSLDPLVVRALLKATGPVDLADGTPMTEDNVVHRLLVEPYLTMDGRAQTAFQRTATRALFEQLLARGVEPLVWGRALAASVADGRVALWSADPADEDELAGTALGGPLARHRLAGDDAFAVYLNDATGAKMDSYLKVALSAGAATCREDGRSDAMITVTLTSTAPADAAGLPEIMNGGGRYGVEAGVIATDIAVAAPPGSFFGGVRTEGEPALSADVDDDGVPTSLVRVEVSPGETKATTFRFTTAEPGSIEPTLLHTPLISTPEVQTGVEVACG, encoded by the coding sequence GTGAGCACGGGCGTCGGGCGACGCACAGCATCCGGCATCCGCACGATCGTCCTGATCTGCGCCGCCCTGCTGATCGCGCTGCTGGCGGCGTTCGCCTGGGCGGGGTCACGGGCATGGGTGGCCCAGCAGGCACTCGGTGACCTGCCCGCGACCGCTGCGGAGGCGTCGGATGCGGTGGGCGCGGGTGACGTCGTCCGCCTCCGCGCCGTCGCAGATGAACTCGGAGCCGCCTCGGACGATGCGGCGCAGGCCGTCACCGACCCCACCTGGGGAGTGCTCGAGGCCATTCCCGTGCTCGGGGCGAACTTCACGGCGGTCCGCACGGTCGCGGTGGAGCTCGACGAGCTGAGCCGGAACGCGGTCAGTCCCCTGGTCGGCCTGCTCGGCGACGCGGAGGTGAGCGCGCCGGACGGCGACCTGGTCGACATCGCCCTCCTCGAGACCGCGCGACCGGTGGCGGAGCAGGCCGCCGCGACGCTGGACGACTCCGCGGCGGCGCTCGGCGCGATCGACACCTCGGTCCTGCTCACTCCCGTGGCCGGCGGCGTCGAGCGGGTTCGCGAGGTCGTGACCACGGCGTCGCCGACCGCCCACGAGCTGTCCGCGGTGGCCTCGGTGCTGCCGGGCCTGCTCGGCGCAGACGGCGAGCGGACGATCCTCGTCCTGCTCCAGAACAACGCCGAGCTGCGCTCGGGCGGCGGTGTCACGGGCTCTTTCGTGCTCCTGAAGGCGGTGGACGGCCGGGTCGAGATCGTCGATCAGGCCGACTCGAGCAACTTCCCCCGTACCCGCAGCCCGATCGCCGAGGTGCCTGCTGCCGCGGTCGCGCTGTTCGGCGACGACGTCGGGCGCTACGTCCAGAACGTGTCGATGGTCTCGGACTACGCCGTGACGGCACGACTGGCGTCCGCCTGGTGGGCGACCAGAACCGGGACGGCGCCCGACGCCGTCCTCTCGCTCGATCCGCTCGTCGTGCGTGCGCTCCTCAAGGCGACCGGCCCGGTCGACCTCGCCGACGGCACGCCCATGACCGAGGACAACGTCGTCCATCGGCTCCTGGTGGAGCCGTACCTGACCATGGACGGCCGCGCGCAGACGGCCTTCCAGCGCACCGCGACGCGGGCGCTGTTCGAGCAGCTCCTCGCCCGTGGCGTCGAGCCGCTCGTGTGGGGGCGTGCGCTGGCGGCGTCGGTCGCCGACGGCAGGGTCGCGCTGTGGAGCGCGGACCCCGCCGACGAGGACGAGCTTGCGGGCACGGCCCTCGGTGGGCCGCTCGCCCGCCACAGGCTGGCCGGCGACGACGCGTTCGCGGTGTACCTGAACGACGCGACCGGCGCCAAGATGGACAGCTACCTGAAGGTCGCGCTGAGCGCGGGCGCGGCGACATGCCGGGAGGACGGTCGCAGCGACGCGATGATCACCGTGACGCTCACCAGCACCGCCCCCGCTGACGCGGCGGGCCTGCCCGAGATCATGAACGGCGGCGGACGGTACGGCGTCGAGGCGGGCGTGATCGCGACGGACATCGCCGTCGCCGCCCCGCCCGGAAGCTTCTTCGGCGGCGTCCGCACCGAGGGCGAGCCCGCTCTGTCGGCGGATGTCGACGACGATGGCGTGCCGACCAGCCTGGTCAGGGTCGAGGTGTCCCCCGGCGAGACCAAGGCCACCACGTTCCGCTTCACCACTGCCGAGCCCGGCTCGATCGAGCCCACGCTGCTGCACACCCCGCTCATCTCCACCCCCGAGGTGCAGACGGGTGTCGAGGTCGCCTGCGGCTGA
- a CDS encoding bifunctional 3'-5' exonuclease/DNA polymerase, which yields MSIAPAWIVVGRTDGAIDAAALTADGDELSRERIDEADWAAWVAEREHASPRWVWSDAVRWQPGLLASGVRVARCHDLRLCHAILRHSAWVADATALGAHAEWTTAPVEERKVEGAALFEWEEPTTAPAGPPDDLASTLEEFARQRDAVAGAADAGRLRLLLAAESAGALIAGELRAAGLPWDEGVHDTLLRGALGERPAGGGAPTRMAALATEVRALLGDPALSLDSQPKLLRGLHRAGVLVESTSRWELREHQHPAIAPLLEYKKLARLLTANGWNWLEEWVDQGRFRPVYIPGGVVTGRWASSGGGALQLPRQLRPAVRADPGWRLVVADVAQLEPRVLAAMAQDSALAAAARGRDLYAGIVDTGTVATRDEAKVALLGAMYGATTGDSGRLVPRLRRTFPRAMGLVDAAAETGERGGVVTTWLGRSSPAPSAGWLEAQAAASQPGAAPAEETRARRWARDRGRFTRNFVVQGTAAEWALAWLADLRTRLAQLPPVDVDAAAPRSGPVFQQRPHLAMFLHDEVIVHTPAALAAAVADAAREAAASATRLLFGDIPLDFPLDLRIAETAAKG from the coding sequence GTGTCGATCGCACCCGCCTGGATCGTGGTCGGGCGTACGGACGGGGCGATCGACGCTGCCGCATTGACCGCCGACGGCGACGAGCTGTCGCGCGAGCGGATCGACGAGGCGGACTGGGCCGCGTGGGTCGCCGAGCGGGAACACGCCTCCCCGCGCTGGGTGTGGAGCGACGCGGTTCGCTGGCAGCCCGGACTGCTCGCCTCCGGCGTGCGCGTCGCCCGGTGCCACGACCTGAGACTGTGCCACGCCATCCTGCGCCACAGCGCGTGGGTCGCCGACGCCACGGCGCTCGGCGCGCACGCCGAATGGACGACCGCGCCCGTCGAGGAGCGCAAGGTCGAGGGCGCGGCGCTGTTCGAGTGGGAGGAGCCAACCACGGCGCCGGCCGGGCCTCCTGACGACCTCGCGTCGACCCTCGAGGAGTTCGCCCGCCAGCGCGACGCCGTCGCCGGCGCGGCGGACGCCGGCCGGCTGCGGCTGCTGCTCGCGGCCGAGTCGGCCGGTGCGCTTATCGCCGGCGAGCTCCGGGCGGCGGGGCTCCCGTGGGACGAAGGCGTGCACGACACTCTCCTGCGGGGGGCGCTCGGGGAGCGGCCGGCCGGGGGAGGCGCCCCGACCCGGATGGCGGCCCTCGCGACCGAGGTCCGCGCCCTGCTCGGCGATCCCGCCCTGAGCCTCGACTCTCAGCCGAAGCTGCTGCGCGGCCTGCACCGTGCGGGCGTGCTGGTCGAATCCACGAGCCGATGGGAGCTGCGCGAGCACCAGCATCCCGCCATCGCCCCGCTGCTCGAGTACAAGAAGCTCGCGCGCCTGCTCACGGCGAACGGCTGGAACTGGCTCGAGGAGTGGGTCGACCAGGGCAGGTTCCGCCCGGTGTACATCCCCGGCGGCGTCGTGACGGGCCGCTGGGCGTCGTCCGGCGGAGGCGCCCTGCAGCTGCCGCGGCAGCTGCGCCCCGCGGTGCGCGCCGACCCCGGATGGCGGCTCGTCGTCGCCGATGTCGCCCAGCTCGAGCCGCGGGTCCTGGCCGCGATGGCACAGGACTCCGCACTCGCGGCGGCGGCCCGCGGGCGCGACCTCTACGCGGGCATCGTCGACACCGGCACGGTCGCGACACGGGACGAGGCGAAGGTCGCCCTCCTCGGCGCGATGTACGGCGCGACAACCGGCGACAGCGGAAGGCTCGTGCCGCGGCTGCGCCGCACCTTCCCGCGGGCGATGGGGCTGGTCGACGCCGCCGCGGAGACGGGCGAACGAGGCGGCGTGGTCACCACCTGGCTCGGCCGCAGCTCACCCGCGCCCTCCGCCGGCTGGCTGGAGGCCCAGGCCGCGGCCAGTCAACCCGGCGCCGCGCCGGCCGAGGAGACGCGCGCGCGACGCTGGGCGCGCGACCGCGGCCGCTTCACCCGCAACTTCGTGGTGCAGGGGACCGCAGCCGAATGGGCGCTCGCGTGGCTCGCCGACCTGCGCACCCGCCTCGCCCAGCTGCCGCCAGTCGACGTGGACGCCGCCGCCCCGCGATCGGGGCCGGTGTTCCAGCAGCGCCCCCATCTGGCGATGTTCCTCCACGACGAGGTGATCGTGCACACGCCGGCCGCCCTCGCCGCCGCGGTGGCCGACGCGGCACGGGAGGCGGCAGCATCCGCGACCCGGCTGCTGTTCGGCGACATCCCGCTCGACTTCCCCCTGGATCTGCGGATCGCCGAGACCGCCGCGAAGGGCTGA
- a CDS encoding zinc ribbon domain-containing protein encodes MNASPADQRRLLDVAALDTLIRRAEHARKNPPQAQRVQELLARRNVLSQELSTRLGVRDDLRTELARIESDVAVVDARSARDADRLASSSNVKEAQGLESELGALARRKSDLEDAELVLMERLEVAEAAVAEQEAAIAETNHEGAELSTLAKAHVADATATAESSARDRAAIVIEIPADLLAHYDKLSERGTGAALLRAGTCEGCRMVLSGTDLQQLRGTARDAVAHCPECGCILVRTEESGL; translated from the coding sequence GTGAACGCCAGCCCCGCCGACCAGCGCCGCCTCCTGGATGTCGCCGCCCTCGACACCCTCATCCGCCGCGCCGAGCATGCCCGCAAGAATCCGCCGCAGGCGCAGCGCGTGCAGGAGCTGCTGGCGCGGAGGAACGTGCTCTCGCAGGAGCTGTCGACGAGGCTGGGCGTCCGCGACGACCTGCGCACGGAGCTCGCCCGCATCGAATCCGATGTCGCGGTGGTCGACGCCCGCAGCGCCCGCGACGCGGACCGGCTCGCGTCCTCCAGCAACGTGAAAGAGGCGCAGGGCCTGGAGAGCGAACTCGGCGCGCTGGCGCGCCGCAAGAGCGATCTCGAGGATGCTGAGCTCGTCCTCATGGAGCGGCTCGAAGTCGCCGAGGCCGCCGTGGCCGAGCAGGAGGCCGCGATCGCCGAGACCAACCACGAGGGCGCCGAGCTGAGCACCCTCGCGAAGGCGCACGTGGCGGACGCGACGGCGACGGCCGAGTCGTCGGCGCGTGATCGCGCCGCGATCGTGATCGAGATCCCGGCGGACCTGCTCGCGCACTACGACAAGCTGTCCGAGCGCGGCACCGGCGCAGCGCTGCTGCGCGCAGGCACGTGCGAGGGGTGCCGCATGGTGCTCTCGGGCACCGATCTGCAGCAGCTGCGCGGCACGGCGCGCGATGCGGTGGCGCACTGCCCTGAGTGCGGCTGCATCCTCGTGCGCACGGAGGAATCGGGGCTGTGA
- a CDS encoding amino acid permease, with product MNLLRTKSVEQSLADTDEPEFRLKKSLSALDLTLFGVGVVIGAGIFTLTGRVAHEVAGPAVVISFAVAAVACALAAMCYAEFASTVPVSGSAYTFSYASLGELFAWIIGWDLILEMFLGASVVAQGWSSYLGVLMEQLGYPIPAAIGYGGTVDVMAILLVLVLGALMTFGIKESMRVNLVLVFIKLFIVIFVIVAGIMFIDPANYSPFVPEAQVIESAKGFSQPLLQFLSGVEPTAFGVGGIFAGAALVFFAYIGFDVVATTAEETKRPQRDLPIGIIASLAICTVLYCAVALVVTGMVSYEDLDPNAALANAFVYHGQEWMATLISAGAVAGLTTVVLTLLIGATRVIFAMSRDALLPLALAKVHPTRRTPWVISILVTIIVAIVAGFTPVGVLEEMVNIGTLSAFVLVSIGVIALRRSRPDLKRGFRVPWSPWLPALSALICVYLMLNLTVGTWLRFLAWLAVGFVIYFAYSRRHSRLGQPGYVDPSLPHVVSHHREDAEDS from the coding sequence ATGAACCTGCTGCGCACGAAGTCGGTGGAGCAGTCGCTCGCCGACACGGACGAGCCCGAGTTCCGGCTGAAGAAATCGCTGTCGGCCCTCGATCTGACGCTGTTCGGCGTGGGTGTCGTGATCGGGGCGGGCATCTTCACGCTCACCGGACGCGTCGCGCACGAGGTCGCGGGCCCCGCGGTCGTCATCAGCTTCGCCGTGGCCGCTGTCGCCTGCGCACTGGCGGCCATGTGCTACGCCGAGTTCGCCTCGACCGTGCCGGTCTCGGGGTCGGCCTACACGTTCTCGTACGCCTCCCTCGGGGAGCTGTTCGCCTGGATCATCGGATGGGATCTGATCCTCGAGATGTTCCTCGGGGCGAGCGTGGTCGCCCAGGGATGGAGTTCGTATCTCGGCGTGCTGATGGAGCAGCTCGGGTATCCGATCCCCGCGGCGATCGGGTATGGCGGCACGGTCGACGTGATGGCGATCCTGCTCGTCCTCGTCCTGGGCGCACTGATGACGTTCGGCATCAAGGAGTCGATGCGCGTCAACCTCGTGCTGGTGTTCATCAAGCTGTTCATCGTGATCTTCGTGATCGTCGCCGGCATCATGTTCATCGATCCCGCCAACTACTCGCCGTTCGTTCCCGAGGCCCAGGTCATCGAGTCGGCGAAGGGCTTCAGCCAGCCGCTCCTGCAGTTCCTCTCGGGGGTCGAGCCGACCGCATTCGGCGTCGGCGGCATCTTCGCGGGCGCGGCACTCGTCTTCTTCGCCTACATCGGGTTCGACGTCGTGGCGACCACCGCCGAGGAGACCAAGCGTCCCCAGCGCGACCTGCCGATCGGCATCATCGCCTCACTCGCGATCTGCACCGTGCTCTACTGCGCAGTCGCGCTGGTGGTCACCGGCATGGTGTCGTACGAGGATCTCGACCCGAATGCGGCGCTGGCCAACGCGTTCGTCTACCACGGGCAGGAGTGGATGGCGACGCTCATCTCGGCTGGCGCGGTGGCCGGACTGACCACGGTCGTGCTGACCCTGCTCATCGGTGCGACCCGGGTCATCTTCGCGATGTCGCGGGACGCCCTCCTCCCGCTGGCGCTGGCGAAGGTGCACCCGACCCGCCGCACCCCGTGGGTCATCTCGATCCTCGTGACGATCATCGTCGCCATCGTGGCCGGATTCACTCCCGTCGGCGTTCTCGAGGAGATGGTGAACATCGGCACCCTGTCGGCGTTCGTGCTCGTCTCGATCGGTGTCATCGCGCTGCGCCGCAGCCGCCCGGACCTGAAGCGCGGCTTCCGGGTCCCGTGGAGCCCGTGGCTGCCTGCGCTGTCCGCGCTGATCTGCGTCTACCTGATGCTCAACCTCACCGTGGGCACCTGGCTGCGCTTCCTCGCGTGGCTCGCGGTCGGCTTCGTGATCTATTTCGCCTACTCCCGCCGCCACTCCCGCCTGGGACAGCCCGGCTACGTCGATCCGAGTCTGCCGCACGTCGTCTCGCACCACCGCGAGGATGCAGAAGACAGCTGA